In the genome of Myxococcus stipitatus, one region contains:
- the yajC gene encoding preprotein translocase subunit YajC, with product MAESFLMLAQAGSGSSPLNTLVLLVGLVAIMYFVMIRPQQKQMKEHRTLLASLKKGDEVVTTGGMLGKIHLVDERTVTLEVASGVRIRILKTSISAKGTVAEGAPAATSEEKKEEKKKEEK from the coding sequence GTGGCTGAGAGCTTTTTGATGCTGGCGCAGGCCGGGAGCGGGTCGAGCCCGCTGAACACCCTGGTCCTGCTCGTGGGCCTGGTGGCGATCATGTACTTCGTCATGATCCGCCCCCAGCAAAAGCAGATGAAGGAGCACCGCACGCTGCTCGCTTCGCTCAAGAAGGGCGATGAGGTGGTCACCACGGGCGGCATGCTCGGGAAGATCCACCTGGTCGACGAGCGGACGGTGACGCTGGAGGTCGCCAGCGGCGTGCGCATCCGCATCCTGAAGACCTCCATCAGTGCCAAGGGCACGGTGGCCGAGGGCGCGCCCGCCGCGACCTCGGAGGAGAAGAAGGAAGAGAAGAAGAAGGAGGAGAAGTAA
- the tgt gene encoding tRNA guanosine(34) transglycosylase Tgt has product MGEQDAGTRGASREKGDTRVAPGLVRFELLHEDASGTKARRGRLHTPHGPVETPIFMPVGTVGSVKGVGPDDLVNLDAQIILGNTYHLMLRPGEALVGEMGGLHQFVSWNRPMLTDSGGFQVFSLSEKRKITEEGAAFQSHLDGARHFLTPERSIDIQETLGADVIMAFDECPPSMAERSYLEKSLARTTRWLHRCVKAWGRERSSLFGIVQGGLHEDLRKRHAEEVCAVDLPGYALGGYSVGEAPEAMHAGVAYSAPLLPRDKPRYLMGVGTPVDLVTCVEHGVDMFDCVLPTRCARNGLLFTSEGKLTIRNAAFAKDSRPVDPACSCYTCRNFSRAYLRHLFAAGEILAMRLNTLHNLHYFLGLMADVRRAIAEDRFAAFAREFRERARAQEAERTRGR; this is encoded by the coding sequence ATGGGTGAGCAGGACGCAGGGACGCGCGGAGCTTCGCGCGAGAAGGGCGACACGCGCGTGGCGCCAGGGCTGGTGCGCTTCGAGCTGCTCCACGAGGACGCCTCTGGAACGAAGGCCCGGCGCGGCCGGCTGCACACGCCCCACGGCCCCGTGGAGACCCCCATCTTCATGCCGGTGGGCACGGTGGGCAGCGTCAAGGGCGTGGGCCCGGATGACCTGGTCAACCTCGACGCGCAGATCATCCTGGGCAACACCTACCACCTCATGCTGCGCCCCGGCGAAGCGCTGGTGGGGGAGATGGGCGGACTGCACCAGTTCGTCTCCTGGAACCGGCCCATGCTCACCGACAGCGGCGGCTTCCAGGTCTTCAGCCTGTCGGAGAAGCGCAAGATTACGGAGGAGGGCGCCGCGTTCCAGTCCCACCTCGACGGCGCGCGTCACTTCCTGACGCCCGAGCGCTCCATCGACATCCAGGAGACGCTCGGCGCCGACGTCATCATGGCCTTCGACGAGTGCCCGCCCTCCATGGCGGAGCGCTCCTACCTGGAGAAGTCCCTGGCGCGCACGACGCGCTGGCTGCATCGCTGCGTGAAGGCCTGGGGCCGGGAGCGCTCGTCGCTCTTCGGCATCGTCCAGGGGGGCCTGCACGAGGACCTGCGCAAGCGCCACGCCGAGGAGGTGTGCGCGGTGGACCTGCCCGGCTACGCGCTGGGCGGCTACTCGGTGGGCGAGGCCCCCGAGGCCATGCATGCGGGCGTGGCCTACTCCGCGCCGCTGCTGCCCCGAGACAAGCCCCGCTACCTCATGGGCGTGGGCACCCCGGTGGACCTGGTCACCTGCGTGGAGCACGGGGTGGACATGTTCGATTGCGTGCTGCCCACCCGTTGCGCACGCAACGGATTGCTCTTCACCTCGGAGGGCAAGCTCACCATCCGCAACGCGGCGTTCGCCAAGGATTCGCGGCCGGTGGACCCGGCGTGCTCCTGCTACACCTGCCGCAACTTCAGCCGGGCCTACCTCCGGCACCTGTTCGCGGCGGGGGAGATCCTCGCGATGCGTCTCAACACGCTGCACAACCTCCACTACTTCCTGGGGTTGATGGCCGACGTGCGGCGTGCCATCGCGGAGGACCGGTTCGCCGCCTTCGCCCGGGAGTTCCGGGAGCGGGCGCGGGCCCAGGAGGCCGAGCGGACCCGTGGCCGCTGA
- the queA gene encoding tRNA preQ1(34) S-adenosylmethionine ribosyltransferase-isomerase QueA yields MGAATSASPVSSRLSDYDFELPESQIAQAPLAQRDASRLMHVRRSTGDVSHRRFSDVMELLRPGDLLVLNDARVIPARLLGQKAGTGGRVELLVVRPAASTLTSAALDGAPETLDWLCLGQASKGLKPTQRLTFAGGLEAEVLEVLGGGEYRVRFHAPSGASLAALLDAAGKLPLPPYITREPDAADAERYQTVYARASGAVAAPTAGLHFTQEMLAALEARGVRRVLVTLDVGPGTFLPVREDDLDKHHMHPERFTVPEATAREVNAARAEGRRVVAVGTTVVRTLESATDPATGKLREGPGETTLFIRPGFTFRQVDALLTNFHLPRSTLVVLVSALLGRERTLAAYAEAVRDGYRFFSYGDAMLVSE; encoded by the coding sequence ATGGGGGCTGCTACAAGCGCCTCCCCCGTGTCGTCCCGCCTCTCTGATTACGATTTCGAGCTTCCTGAGTCCCAGATCGCGCAGGCCCCGCTGGCCCAGCGGGATGCCTCCCGGCTGATGCACGTCCGTCGCTCCACCGGCGACGTGAGCCACCGGCGATTCTCGGACGTGATGGAGCTGCTCCGCCCTGGTGACCTCCTCGTCCTCAACGACGCCCGCGTCATCCCCGCGCGTCTGCTGGGACAGAAAGCTGGCACCGGCGGCCGCGTGGAGTTGCTCGTCGTGCGGCCCGCCGCCTCCACTCTGACGTCGGCCGCGCTCGATGGTGCGCCGGAGACGCTCGACTGGCTCTGCCTGGGCCAGGCCTCCAAGGGCCTCAAGCCCACCCAGCGCCTCACGTTCGCGGGTGGACTGGAGGCCGAGGTCCTCGAGGTGCTCGGAGGAGGGGAGTATCGCGTGCGCTTCCATGCGCCGTCGGGGGCCTCGCTGGCCGCGCTGCTGGATGCGGCGGGCAAGCTGCCACTGCCCCCGTACATCACCCGCGAGCCCGATGCGGCCGACGCCGAGCGCTACCAGACCGTCTATGCACGGGCATCCGGAGCGGTGGCCGCGCCCACCGCGGGGCTGCACTTCACCCAGGAGATGCTGGCGGCGCTCGAGGCTCGGGGCGTGCGGCGGGTGCTGGTGACGCTGGACGTGGGGCCAGGGACCTTCCTGCCGGTGCGCGAGGACGACCTGGACAAGCACCACATGCATCCCGAGCGCTTCACCGTGCCGGAGGCCACCGCGCGCGAGGTGAACGCGGCGCGAGCCGAGGGCCGGCGCGTGGTCGCCGTGGGCACCACCGTGGTGCGTACGCTCGAGTCCGCCACGGACCCGGCGACCGGGAAGCTGCGCGAGGGCCCCGGCGAGACGACGCTCTTCATCCGCCCGGGCTTCACCTTCCGTCAGGTGGACGCGCTGCTGACGAACTTCCACCTGCCGCGCTCCACGCTGGTGGTGCTCGTCAGCGCGCTGTTGGGGCGCGAGCGGACGCTGGCCGCGTACGCGGAGGCGGTGCGGGACGGGTATCGATTCTTCAGCTACGGCGACGCCATGCTGGTGTCGGAGTGA
- a CDS encoding SpoIID/LytB domain-containing protein, which produces MLRPVALLLLLLAAPRSFAVETLRIAIEDTGGEVRISGRGLGFGADSEEATFVAIPSDVAVVRRKAGKLEVNGAPVLGDSVRFRSGLSSTEDAGSSPGEQPIKAGGTQVRGDVVVRPLREGLQLINVIPLEDYLAAVLGSEMPVSFPLEALKAQAVAARTYALQKKLESYSNAFHLGSSVLHQVYGGVNREDPRTRTAVDATRGLVLTYELAPIEAYFHASCGGRTESGQDALNRDLPYLQAVDCPCGRLPASRWSASMSDAEIKSALKRPAQGMKVTARTSTRRVTRVTMGDGSSLDGVELRRRLGYTRLKSLDFEVERVEHGYMFSGRGYGHGAGLCQWGAKALADKGKGYVDILTHYYPGAELQQLY; this is translated from the coding sequence ATGTTGCGACCTGTTGCACTCCTCCTGTTGCTGCTCGCCGCCCCGCGCTCCTTCGCGGTGGAGACCCTGCGCATCGCCATCGAGGACACGGGTGGAGAGGTGCGCATCAGCGGGCGAGGGCTTGGCTTCGGCGCGGACAGCGAAGAGGCCACCTTCGTCGCCATCCCCTCCGATGTCGCCGTCGTCCGCCGCAAGGCGGGCAAGCTCGAGGTCAACGGCGCTCCGGTGCTCGGAGACTCCGTGCGGTTCCGCTCGGGCCTGAGTTCCACCGAGGACGCGGGGAGCAGTCCTGGAGAGCAGCCCATCAAGGCCGGTGGCACCCAGGTGCGTGGCGACGTCGTCGTGCGCCCGCTTCGAGAGGGGCTCCAGCTCATCAACGTCATTCCCCTGGAGGACTACCTCGCCGCGGTGCTCGGCAGCGAGATGCCCGTGTCCTTCCCGCTCGAGGCCCTCAAGGCCCAGGCCGTCGCCGCGCGGACGTACGCCCTCCAGAAGAAACTGGAGAGCTATAGCAACGCGTTTCATCTGGGCAGCAGCGTGCTCCACCAGGTGTATGGCGGCGTCAATCGCGAGGACCCTCGAACCCGCACGGCCGTCGATGCCACCCGGGGGCTGGTGCTCACCTACGAGCTCGCCCCCATCGAGGCGTACTTCCATGCCTCCTGCGGAGGCCGCACCGAGTCCGGGCAGGACGCGCTCAACCGGGACTTGCCCTACCTCCAGGCCGTCGACTGCCCCTGCGGACGTCTGCCCGCGAGCCGCTGGTCCGCCTCCATGTCGGACGCTGAAATCAAGTCCGCCCTCAAGCGGCCCGCCCAGGGGATGAAGGTGACGGCACGCACGTCCACCCGCCGAGTCACCCGCGTCACGATGGGCGATGGCAGCTCGCTGGACGGCGTGGAGCTCCGCCGCCGGCTTGGCTACACGCGCCTCAAGAGCCTCGATTTCGAGGTGGAGCGGGTCGAGCACGGCTACATGTTCTCCGGACGCGGCTATGGCCATGGGGCCGGGCTCTGCCAGTGGGGCGCCAAGGCGCTCGCCGACAAGGGCAAGGGGTACGTGGATATCCTCACCCACTACTACCCCGGGGCCGAGCTGCAGCAGCTCTACTGA
- a CDS encoding KamA family radical SAM protein, whose protein sequence is MDSSALLATAPAEPRVIRTSLSAEGRQRLFPQATDAEWGDWRWHQRHAVRGLEQLERYVPLTADERAGVQETSALFRIGISPYYLSLIDPEHPFCPVRMQSIPVRAEARVRPGELEDPLGEDKTRPEECIVHKYPDRVLFLALDTCSVYCRHCTRRRITQGGVAELSKEQMRRGIEYIRRHPEVRDVLISGGDPFLLSEQRLEELLAPLSEIPHVEMIRIGTRVPVVLPMRVTDALASLLRRYAPVFVVTHFNHPKEVTPEAREACERLIDHGVPVENQAVLMRQLNSDARIIKELSHLLLRTRVRPYYLHQMDVAEGCEHLRTPIAKGMEIIQQLRGHTTGLAVPHLAVDLPGGGGKVTLQPDYVVEWGERETVFRNFKGERYAYPEPEETDCSCPYDETWRARAQAFGYHRKG, encoded by the coding sequence ATGGATTCCTCCGCGCTGCTGGCGACCGCACCCGCGGAGCCTCGAGTCATCCGCACCTCGCTCAGCGCGGAGGGGCGCCAGCGCCTCTTTCCCCAGGCCACCGATGCCGAGTGGGGGGATTGGCGCTGGCATCAACGGCATGCGGTGCGCGGGCTCGAACAGCTCGAGCGCTATGTGCCGTTGACCGCCGATGAGCGCGCGGGCGTCCAGGAGACGTCCGCGCTGTTCCGCATCGGCATCAGCCCGTACTACTTGTCCCTCATCGACCCGGAGCATCCGTTCTGCCCGGTGCGCATGCAGTCCATTCCGGTTCGGGCGGAAGCACGCGTGCGCCCCGGCGAGCTGGAGGATCCGCTCGGCGAGGACAAGACGCGTCCGGAAGAGTGCATCGTCCACAAGTATCCGGACCGGGTGTTGTTCCTGGCGCTGGATACGTGCTCGGTCTACTGCCGGCACTGCACGCGGCGGCGCATCACCCAGGGGGGCGTGGCGGAGCTCTCCAAGGAGCAGATGCGCCGGGGCATCGAGTACATCCGGCGCCACCCCGAGGTTCGCGACGTCCTCATCTCCGGGGGAGATCCCTTCCTGCTCAGCGAGCAGCGACTGGAAGAGCTGCTCGCGCCCCTGAGCGAGATTCCGCATGTGGAGATGATCCGCATCGGTACCCGAGTCCCTGTCGTGCTGCCCATGCGTGTCACGGATGCGCTGGCCAGCCTGCTGCGGCGGTACGCTCCGGTCTTCGTCGTCACGCACTTCAACCACCCGAAGGAAGTGACTCCCGAGGCGCGAGAAGCCTGCGAGCGGCTGATCGACCATGGCGTGCCCGTGGAGAACCAGGCCGTGTTGATGCGGCAGCTCAACTCGGATGCACGCATCATCAAGGAGCTGTCACACCTGCTCCTGCGCACGCGGGTGCGGCCGTACTACCTGCACCAGATGGACGTGGCGGAGGGCTGCGAGCACCTGCGCACGCCCATCGCCAAGGGCATGGAGATCATCCAGCAGCTGCGTGGTCACACCACCGGGCTCGCCGTGCCGCACCTCGCGGTGGACCTGCCTGGCGGCGGCGGCAAGGTGACACTCCAGCCGGACTACGTGGTGGAGTGGGGCGAGCGGGAGACGGTGTTCCGGAACTTCAAGGGTGAGCGCTACGCCTATCCGGAGCCGGAAGAGACCGACTGCTCCTGCCCCTACGATGAGACGTGGCGGGCTCGGGCCCAGGCGTTCGGCTATCACCGGAAGGGCTGA